The genomic region GACTACCTGGTCATTGAGAAAAAAGACTCCCACCGATAAAAAGATGCTCAGTAGAAGAAAGGGAACGATCAGGTTCTTTTGGGAGACACCATGGACCTGGATGGCCATGAGTTCCCTGTCTTCGGAGAGCTTTGAGAAGGTCCAAAAGATGGAAAGCAGCACGCCCACAGGTACACCCATTGCGATGAAGTAGGGTAGGTAGTAATAGAGGAGAAGAAAGAGTTTTTCAATTCCAACTCTGTGCTTTACTATCAAATCGGAGAGCTGATAGAGAATCTCAATGCTGACGAAGATGATGAAACCACCCAGTCCGATCAGGAAAGGTATCACAGATAGCCTCAGAAGATACTTAATCAATATTTTCAAACAGCACCCCTCCGGACTTTTTGAAAAGAAGGAGTTCGTCGTGA from Thermotoga sp. harbors:
- a CDS encoding LptF/LptG family permease, which gives rise to MKILIKYLLRLSVIPFLIGLGGFIIFVSIEILYQLSDLIVKHRVGIEKLFLLLYYYLPYFIAMGVPVGVLLSIFWTFSKLSEDRELMAIQVHGVSQKNLIVPFLLLSIFLSVGVFFLNDQVVPIYQSKAEEAMSRYVLRKPEVFVVENVISKIGEDQYFYVEKYDEKTNTLWNVVIFKYG